A window from Candidatus Krumholzibacteriota bacterium encodes these proteins:
- the hflX gene encoding GTPase HflX, with protein MDFYGSSGSPDERALLIGVRLPGSSLDREKANLEELKALAETAGADVAGTVIQQRTRVDGSTYVGKGKLREILRKIQEEEINLVIFDDALTPGQAGKIEKILKVNVIDRTELILDIFSKRARSRQARLQVEIAQLNYALPRLKRMWDHLSRQAGGIGTRGPGEKQLEVDRRRLRDKISHLEKGLDKITRGTFERRKKRKKLFNVTIVGYTNAGKSTLLNRLAGSDIYRSEKLFSTIDSTTRRVEGIKNFPVLLTDTVGFIRKLPPYLVASFKSTLLDVEEADMLLHVVDVSSPSFEDEIEVVNDVLGGIFKRASKEGEGEREVPTKLIFNKIDRLGDMGSERILKREYPEAVLISALKGEGVGRILKEIERHTKSGRVKIEAKVSLSDGKTIDLIERVAEVDQREISGGSITVTAVIDRAYLPVLEKKRGVRLLSVV; from the coding sequence ATGGATTTTTATGGGTCATCGGGTTCCCCGGATGAACGGGCGTTGCTTATCGGCGTAAGGCTTCCAGGGTCAAGTTTAGACAGAGAAAAAGCAAATCTTGAGGAATTAAAGGCCCTCGCGGAAACAGCCGGCGCTGATGTTGCCGGCACAGTGATTCAGCAGAGAACCCGTGTTGACGGATCTACATATGTAGGCAAGGGCAAATTACGGGAAATACTAAGAAAAATCCAAGAGGAAGAGATAAATCTGGTAATTTTTGATGATGCTCTTACACCCGGCCAGGCCGGGAAGATTGAGAAGATACTGAAAGTAAACGTCATTGACAGAACAGAACTGATCCTTGACATTTTTTCCAAAAGGGCAAGGAGCCGCCAGGCCCGGCTCCAGGTGGAAATCGCCCAGTTGAATTACGCTCTGCCGAGACTCAAAAGGATGTGGGATCATCTTTCGAGGCAGGCGGGGGGGATCGGAACCAGAGGGCCGGGCGAGAAACAGCTTGAAGTTGACAGAAGAAGACTGAGAGATAAAATATCCCATCTGGAAAAGGGGCTTGATAAGATAACCCGGGGCACGTTCGAGAGACGCAAAAAGAGAAAAAAACTTTTCAATGTAACGATAGTAGGATATACAAACGCGGGAAAATCAACTCTACTTAACAGGCTTGCCGGAAGCGATATATATAGAAGCGAAAAACTGTTTTCCACAATTGATTCCACTACCCGAAGGGTAGAGGGTATTAAAAACTTCCCCGTTTTGTTAACAGACACCGTAGGATTCATACGAAAGCTTCCGCCTTATCTTGTGGCGAGCTTCAAAAGCACTCTCCTTGATGTAGAGGAAGCGGACATGCTGCTCCACGTTGTTGATGTTTCGAGCCCGTCGTTCGAGGATGAAATCGAAGTTGTAAACGATGTTCTGGGCGGTATATTCAAACGTGCCTCGAAAGAAGGAGAAGGGGAGCGGGAAGTGCCCACAAAGCTTATTTTTAACAAGATAGACCGCCTGGGCGACATGGGGTCGGAGCGCATACTGAAAAGGGAATACCCGGAGGCCGTTTTAATAAGCGCCTTAAAGGGGGAGGGTGTTGGAAGAATACTTAAAGAAATCGAAAGACACACAAAAAGTGGGAGAGTTAAAATTGAAGCAAAGGTTTCTCTGTCAGACGGAAAGACTATCGATTTAATTGAAAGAGTTGCCGAAGTGGATCAAAGGGAAATTTCAGGAGGGTCAATAACAGTGACTGCCGTAATAGACAGGGCCTATCTGCCGGTTCTTGAAAAAAAGCGCGGAGTAAGGCTGTTAAGTGTTGTTTAG
- a CDS encoding glycosyltransferase family 39 protein, producing MNRNLLIFLVLLLLGFIAFSLTLNNGFWHDFDFITLQSSLEMRDDPAAAFNSTYPFKFQPLVYYVHFLLFKLFHFNPQGYFIFNILLHAVNSFLVYTLVNSLLRDRKVALLSGILFVFTVGNYGKAVMIASGFEDLMITTLTLLTMLFYFKNELERDGEIRTIWFFLSVVFFIASMFTKSTSFSILGCFLAFNFFFRDRSDIKKPVFNPGFIILIFIVAAAIITKVIFFRYSPAFYSENPGVFKFIYYAAKNVVNYMVRMIFPIHTSHLVTASGKAVVLIYKLATEIRVLIVLTIFSYSFFGFIFGNRTIRFFIAWTYIMILPFAFFQFPRDWLNIRHLYLVSVGFVAVISSGAVYCSRLVSHRKWQQFIPLIVPLAFILLSRFIVVQLDRSYENKVNHKDAAAQRESLAKNYDDVILENNKLRFKGKAQHPGSF from the coding sequence GTGAATCGTAATCTCTTAATTTTCCTTGTTCTTCTACTACTGGGATTTATCGCGTTCAGCCTTACTCTTAACAACGGCTTCTGGCATGATTTTGATTTCATAACCCTTCAAAGCAGCCTGGAGATGAGAGATGATCCCGCGGCAGCTTTCAACAGCACATATCCGTTCAAATTCCAGCCCCTTGTCTATTACGTTCATTTTCTTCTGTTTAAATTATTTCATTTTAATCCTCAAGGATATTTCATATTCAATATTCTTCTCCACGCCGTTAACTCATTTCTTGTTTATACCCTCGTCAACTCTCTGCTTCGCGACAGAAAGGTCGCGCTCCTTTCGGGCATTCTCTTTGTATTCACTGTCGGCAACTACGGAAAAGCCGTTATGATAGCATCCGGGTTTGAAGATCTTATGATTACCACGCTGACTCTGCTGACAATGCTGTTCTACTTTAAGAATGAATTAGAACGCGACGGAGAGATTCGTACTATTTGGTTTTTCCTCTCCGTTGTTTTCTTTATAGCTTCGATGTTTACAAAGAGCACCAGTTTTTCGATTCTAGGCTGTTTTCTCGCCTTTAATTTCTTCTTCCGCGACAGATCTGATATTAAAAAACCTGTTTTTAACCCCGGTTTTATCATTCTTATTTTCATTGTAGCGGCCGCGATAATTACAAAAGTTATCTTCTTTCGCTACAGCCCCGCTTTTTACTCTGAAAATCCGGGGGTTTTTAAATTCATCTATTACGCGGCGAAAAATGTTGTCAATTATATGGTCAGGATGATATTCCCCATTCATACATCTCACCTCGTCACCGCTTCCGGAAAAGCTGTAGTGTTGATATATAAGCTTGCCACAGAAATTCGTGTGTTGATCGTCCTTACAATCTTTTCCTATTCTTTCTTCGGGTTCATTTTCGGAAACCGCACAATCCGGTTCTTTATCGCGTGGACTTATATCATGATTCTTCCGTTCGCGTTCTTCCAGTTTCCCAGAGACTGGCTCAATATCCGCCATCTCTACCTGGTTTCCGTCGGTTTTGTGGCAGTTATATCTTCGGGAGCGGTTTATTGTTCACGGCTTGTCTCACACAGAAAATGGCAGCAGTTTATTCCGCTAATCGTCCCCCTTGCCTTCATCCTACTATCCCGGTTCATAGTTGTCCAGCTCGACAGGAGTTATGAAAACAAGGTAAATCATAAGGACGCCGCCGCCCAGAGAGAATCACTCGCGAAAAATTATGACGATGTTATTCTGGAAAACAACAAGCTCCGCTTTAAGGGAAAAGCCCAACACCCCGGCTCTTTCTAA
- a CDS encoding M20 family metallo-hydrolase yields the protein MNSDKLNKIYKKIESYEDDMIELQRGLVAIPALGPDNDGDGETEKAEFLESWMKKEIGFDRVDHYDAPDERVSAGTRPNIAAIMKGKSSERKIWIMAHIDVVPAGDLDKWETDPFTLEVKDGKMFGRGVEDDHQGIVPTLFALKAIRELGLPLPFDVALALVSDEETSSKYGIEYLLENSDIFGKDDFIIVPDSGDPEGKTIEVAEKSILWLKIKVSGKSCHASEPDKGINAHRAAAHLTSRLDRRLAETYNQSDDLFDPPGNTFEPTKKEPNVPNVNTIPGEDIFYIDMRILPGIELDDVRETVSEVAAEIEAEFEVEISTSIAQSDKAAPATPADAPVAVALSKAIREVGKIEPEIIGIGGGTVAAFFRRHGYNAVVWSSIADVCHQPNEYQFVKNMVNDSKVLANLFLQE from the coding sequence ATGAACTCTGATAAACTGAATAAAATATACAAAAAGATAGAAAGCTATGAAGATGACATGATAGAGCTTCAAAGGGGGCTTGTCGCCATTCCGGCGCTAGGCCCCGACAATGACGGTGACGGGGAAACTGAGAAAGCGGAATTTCTTGAGAGCTGGATGAAAAAGGAGATAGGATTCGACCGGGTGGATCATTATGACGCGCCGGACGAGCGCGTCTCAGCCGGCACAAGGCCAAATATCGCCGCCATAATGAAAGGTAAGTCAAGCGAGAGAAAAATTTGGATAATGGCTCATATCGATGTAGTGCCCGCCGGAGATCTTGATAAATGGGAAACTGACCCGTTTACGCTTGAAGTCAAAGACGGGAAGATGTTTGGACGGGGCGTCGAAGACGACCATCAGGGCATTGTCCCTACACTTTTTGCCCTGAAAGCCATCCGCGAACTCGGCCTCCCGCTTCCCTTCGATGTCGCCCTGGCCCTTGTGTCGGATGAGGAAACAAGCAGTAAATACGGGATTGAATATCTACTTGAAAATTCCGACATTTTCGGAAAAGACGACTTTATTATTGTTCCCGATTCGGGAGACCCCGAGGGAAAAACTATTGAAGTCGCGGAAAAATCAATTCTCTGGCTGAAGATCAAGGTTTCGGGCAAATCATGTCACGCCTCGGAACCCGACAAGGGCATTAACGCGCACAGGGCGGCCGCCCATCTGACGTCACGTCTCGACAGGCGGCTCGCTGAAACCTATAACCAATCCGACGATCTCTTCGATCCGCCCGGCAACACCTTCGAACCCACAAAGAAAGAACCAAATGTCCCAAATGTCAATACTATACCCGGTGAAGACATCTTTTACATCGACATGCGGATTCTGCCCGGCATAGAACTTGACGATGTAAGAGAAACTGTGAGCGAAGTCGCCGCTGAGATCGAGGCGGAATTCGAAGTGGAGATATCTACAAGTATAGCTCAGAGCGATAAAGCCGCCCCCGCCACTCCTGCCGACGCGCCGGTGGCAGTCGCGCTGTCAAAGGCGATCAGAGAGGTAGGCAAAATCGAACCTGAGATCATCGGAATAGGGGGAGGAACCGTCGCGGCATTTTTCAGGCGTCACGGCTACAACGCTGTTGTATGGTCCAGCATTGCCGATGTCTGCCATCAGCCGAACGAATATCAGTTTGTGAAAAACATGGTTAATGACTCGAAGGTTCTTGCCAACCTGTTTCTGCAGGAATAG
- a CDS encoding peptidase, translating to MYRRLIAGLIFCAVSVLTGCGQGDGEKEMKQNNIEKRLEKYAVVKVGVPWELLSKEETAALEKLYMAAKVIDRIFLRQVSERNVELEKILKEKGDRDLLRFFNLNFGPWDRLDVDKPFFGEKAKPEGAAFYPADMTREEFNLWLRNHPKDREDFESKYTVIRRDKDGGLKAVPYSQQYGELLKKAAGYLKQAADLTENSSLEKFLRLRADAFLSDEYYRSNMAWMDIKNNILDVTIGPYEVYEDKLFNYKAAFEAFLCVRDPEESERLEKLKSYIVEMEKNLPIEDKYKNFERGMSSPVSVVDEVFAAGDTKAGVQTLAFNLPNDERVREAKGCKKVMLRNICHAKFDKILLPIASRVIDREQLSQVTFDGYFNHILLHEFTHGLGPGNIVLKDGTETTVAKVLRERYSAIEEAKADVGGEYNFYYLINEGLFPEEMKKEAAVTFLAGFFRSVRFGVEESHGRANMIAFNYFREKGAYILDDDTGRWKVDFEKIKGAVESLLRELLMIQARGSYQAAGDLIEKYGAMGKDVKESLSKLEEIPVDIIPEYSIEDKFGAENQ from the coding sequence ATGTACAGACGCTTGATTGCGGGATTGATCTTTTGCGCGGTTTCGGTTTTGACAGGATGTGGACAGGGGGATGGTGAAAAAGAGATGAAACAGAACAATATTGAAAAAAGGCTTGAGAAATATGCCGTGGTAAAAGTTGGTGTTCCTTGGGAACTTCTAAGTAAGGAAGAAACGGCCGCTCTAGAGAAGCTTTATATGGCCGCCAAGGTAATAGACAGAATATTTCTCAGGCAGGTTTCTGAGCGGAATGTCGAACTGGAGAAAATATTAAAGGAAAAGGGAGATAGAGATCTTCTTCGCTTTTTTAATCTTAATTTCGGTCCGTGGGACAGATTGGACGTGGATAAACCCTTTTTCGGAGAGAAAGCAAAACCGGAAGGGGCCGCCTTTTATCCTGCGGATATGACAAGAGAAGAATTCAATTTATGGCTTCGGAATCACCCGAAAGACAGAGAGGATTTTGAGAGTAAATATACTGTTATAAGAAGGGACAAAGACGGCGGCCTTAAAGCGGTTCCTTATTCACAGCAGTATGGAGAGTTGCTTAAAAAAGCCGCTGGATATTTGAAGCAGGCGGCCGATTTGACTGAAAACAGCTCGCTGGAGAAGTTTCTGAGATTAAGAGCGGACGCTTTTTTGAGCGATGAGTATTATCGAAGCAACATGGCCTGGATGGATATAAAAAACAACATTCTGGATGTTACGATAGGGCCTTATGAAGTTTATGAAGATAAACTTTTTAATTATAAAGCTGCTTTTGAAGCCTTTCTCTGCGTCAGGGATCCGGAAGAAAGCGAAAGACTCGAGAAGCTGAAAAGCTATATTGTCGAAATGGAAAAAAACCTGCCGATAGAGGACAAGTACAAGAATTTTGAAAGAGGAATGTCTTCTCCCGTCTCTGTTGTAGATGAAGTTTTCGCGGCCGGAGATACGAAAGCCGGAGTACAGACACTAGCGTTTAATCTGCCTAATGACGAGAGAGTTCGCGAGGCAAAGGGCTGTAAGAAGGTCATGCTCCGCAATATATGCCACGCCAAGTTCGATAAAATACTCCTGCCCATCGCAAGCCGGGTCATAGACAGGGAACAGTTATCGCAGGTAACATTCGATGGGTATTTTAACCACATACTTCTGCACGAATTTACACACGGGCTCGGTCCCGGAAATATTGTTCTCAAAGACGGCACTGAAACGACTGTCGCCAAAGTTCTCCGCGAGAGATATTCCGCTATTGAAGAAGCGAAAGCCGATGTCGGCGGAGAGTATAATTTCTATTATCTTATTAATGAGGGCCTCTTTCCGGAGGAAATGAAAAAAGAAGCGGCGGTTACTTTTCTCGCTGGCTTCTTTCGGTCTGTCAGGTTCGGTGTTGAAGAATCTCACGGCAGGGCGAACATGATAGCGTTTAACTATTTCAGGGAAAAGGGAGCCTATATTCTCGATGATGATACAGGGCGCTGGAAAGTGGACTTTGAAAAGATCAAGGGTGCTGTAGAGTCGCTTCTGCGGGAGCTTCTTATGATACAGGCGCGCGGCTCCTATCAAGCGGCCGGAGATTTAATCGAGAAGTATGGCGCCATGGGGAAGGACGTAAAGGAATCTCTCTCGAAACTTGAGGAGATACCTGTGGATATTATCCCCGAATACAGTATCGAGGATAAATTCGGGGCTGAAAATCAGTGA
- a CDS encoding corrinoid protein: MKEFYDKCRKSVIDGDGELALKLAKEAIDNKEPAIDVIEKGFVPGIREVGRLWENGAFFLPELVMGAEAIKKALSILNPMLADKQTKRCNKGRVVIGTVEGDIHDIGKTLVATMLSATGFEVYDLGFDIDANSFIEEAERRGADCIASSALLTTTMQKQREIVEELKVRGLKDKYRVIVGGAPCSRKWADEIEADGYAKDAVAAVEVIERLINGG; encoded by the coding sequence ATGAAGGAGTTTTATGATAAATGCAGAAAATCGGTTATAGACGGCGACGGCGAACTTGCCCTGAAACTCGCCAAGGAAGCCATTGACAACAAAGAACCGGCCATTGACGTAATAGAAAAGGGGTTTGTCCCGGGGATAAGGGAAGTAGGGAGGCTCTGGGAAAACGGCGCGTTTTTCCTGCCCGAACTCGTGATGGGCGCCGAGGCTATAAAAAAGGCCCTGTCTATTCTTAATCCCATGCTCGCGGATAAGCAGACAAAGAGGTGTAATAAGGGGAGAGTGGTTATTGGCACCGTTGAAGGGGATATTCATGATATTGGAAAAACACTGGTAGCGACAATGCTGTCGGCAACAGGTTTTGAAGTCTATGATCTGGGGTTTGATATAGACGCGAACAGCTTCATAGAAGAAGCGGAAAGAAGAGGAGCGGACTGTATCGCCTCTTCGGCGCTTCTTACGACAACTATGCAGAAGCAGCGTGAAATAGTCGAAGAACTTAAAGTTCGCGGACTAAAGGATAAATACAGGGTCATAGTGGGGGGAGCGCCGTGCAGCAGAAAGTGGGCGGACGAAATAGAAGCTGACGGTTACGCCAAGGACGCGGTGGCGGCAGTAGAGGTGATAGAAAGACTGATAAACGGCGGCTGA
- a CDS encoding homocysteine S-methyltransferase family protein, whose product MSFDLKKMLDEKVLIFDGAMGTMLMAAGMAGDEIPESWVFSREEDLIRIHSEYIDAGADVIQTDTFGASEIKLSSSRQGAGLDPEETNRRAAVLARKARRRSGDKRVLVAGDIGPAGGFFPPVGKMKEDEVRGNFARQARALDQGGVDLFLIETMTDLREAVEALRGVKEVSDKPVVVELTFSRKPKGHFTLMGNTPREAAEVLAEEGADMIGANCTLSSSKMIELAREMRSQTKTPLLFQPNAGQPVLEGKKTLYRQLPESFAKDIEKIVSAGADAVGGCCGTTPEFIRLIRRKLEGSGA is encoded by the coding sequence ATGAGCTTTGATTTGAAGAAGATGCTTGACGAGAAAGTCTTGATTTTTGACGGGGCGATGGGGACTATGCTGATGGCGGCGGGAATGGCGGGCGATGAAATACCGGAAAGCTGGGTTTTTTCCAGAGAAGAGGACCTCATAAGAATACATTCAGAATATATAGACGCCGGCGCTGATGTTATTCAGACAGACACATTCGGGGCGAGTGAAATAAAGCTTTCCTCTTCAAGGCAGGGAGCCGGGCTCGATCCGGAGGAAACAAACAGGAGGGCCGCGGTTTTAGCGCGTAAAGCCAGGAGGAGGTCTGGAGACAAACGTGTCCTTGTGGCGGGAGACATCGGTCCCGCGGGGGGGTTCTTCCCGCCGGTAGGAAAAATGAAAGAAGATGAGGTGAGAGGAAACTTCGCGCGGCAGGCCCGCGCACTCGATCAGGGGGGGGTAGATCTTTTTCTCATAGAAACGATGACCGACCTTAGAGAAGCGGTGGAGGCCCTGAGGGGCGTGAAAGAGGTTTCCGACAAGCCTGTCGTGGTGGAGTTGACTTTCAGCAGGAAACCAAAAGGACACTTTACACTTATGGGAAACACGCCCCGTGAAGCAGCAGAAGTCCTGGCGGAGGAAGGCGCCGACATGATTGGAGCTAACTGCACTCTGTCGAGCAGCAAGATGATAGAATTGGCGCGGGAGATGAGATCACAGACAAAAACCCCTCTTCTTTTTCAGCCAAACGCCGGGCAGCCTGTTCTGGAGGGAAAGAAAACGCTTTACAGGCAGTTACCTGAAAGTTTCGCGAAAGACATAGAAAAAATAGTGTCAGCCGGAGCGGATGCCGTCGGGGGATGCTGCGGTACTACTCCGGAGTTTATCAGATTGATCAGGAGAAAACTGGAAGGTTCAGGAGCTTAG